A part of Paenibacillus sp. 481 genomic DNA contains:
- the opp4C gene encoding oligopeptide ABC transporter permease: protein MSQTVANPITAGAKVPQTKPASPWRLAFKQVRKNKFAMGGFIVLTLMFIVCFIGPSLSPYDLETRNIANRYKAPSMDHWMGTDALGRDIFLRVMLAGQVSLLVGLVAMVVAVSIGSILGAISGFYKGWVDTIVMRFTDIMMSIPSLPLLIILGALLSDLKVPPDQRIYIVMFLLGLLSWPSLARLIRGQILMLREQEFMQAAEVLGIRDSRKIFKHLLPNTFPLIIVVGTLLVGGSILSESVLSYLGLGVVPPTPSWGNMISAANNMYDFKTRPWLWVPPGVCIFLTVVSINIIGDALRDALDPKMKR from the coding sequence GTGTCGCAAACTGTAGCTAATCCAATTACAGCAGGTGCTAAGGTGCCGCAAACGAAACCTGCTTCCCCATGGAGGTTGGCTTTTAAGCAAGTGCGTAAGAATAAATTCGCAATGGGTGGATTTATTGTTCTTACTTTGATGTTCATCGTTTGTTTTATCGGTCCGAGCTTGTCGCCCTATGACCTAGAAACGAGAAACATTGCTAATCGATATAAAGCGCCAAGTATGGATCATTGGATGGGGACAGATGCGCTAGGACGCGACATCTTCCTACGAGTTATGCTAGCTGGACAAGTATCTTTGCTTGTTGGTCTAGTAGCGATGGTCGTAGCTGTAAGTATCGGGAGTATTTTGGGAGCGATATCAGGATTTTATAAAGGCTGGGTAGACACAATTGTAATGAGATTTACAGATATCATGATGTCTATACCATCGCTACCACTTCTAATTATATTAGGTGCCTTGTTATCGGATTTAAAAGTTCCACCAGACCAACGTATTTACATCGTTATGTTTTTGCTCGGGCTGCTATCGTGGCCGAGTCTTGCCCGCCTTATACGCGGACAAATCTTGATGTTGCGTGAGCAAGAGTTTATGCAAGCAGCAGAAGTACTAGGTATTCGTGATAGCCGCAAAATTTTCAAGCATTTGCTGCCAAACACGTTCCCACTTATTATCGTTGTAGGTACATTGCTTGTCGGTGGCTCCATTTTGTCCGAATCCGTATTGAGCTACTTGGGTTTAGGTGTTGTTCCACCTACTCCATCGTGGGGTAACATGATTTCAGCGGCGAATAACATGTATGATTTTAAGACACGTCCGTGGTTATGGGTACCACCAGGAGTATGTATTTTCTTAACTGTAGTATCTATTAACATTATCGGCGATGCTTTGCGTGATGCACTTGATCCGAAAATGAAGAGGTAG